Proteins encoded together in one Bradyrhizobium sp. CB82 window:
- a CDS encoding cupin domain-containing protein, with the protein MTIKHQPDQADFRAILPEQIDWKPFPAFPPGARLAVMVGCPAEPGPYVVRVKVPGDTKLMPHKHPEDRIYTVMSGVFYIGLGEVFDGDKVQAYPPGSVVVLPGETWHYHWAKSGEYVTQVSAIGPLGLEYHDAHDDPRRIPTSSADFGCHYERALSTQ; encoded by the coding sequence ATGACCATCAAACATCAGCCCGACCAGGCCGATTTCAGGGCGATCCTGCCCGAGCAGATCGACTGGAAGCCGTTCCCCGCGTTTCCGCCCGGCGCTCGCCTCGCGGTGATGGTCGGCTGTCCCGCCGAGCCCGGCCCCTATGTGGTCAGGGTGAAAGTGCCGGGCGACACGAAATTGATGCCGCACAAGCATCCCGAGGATCGCATCTACACCGTGATGTCCGGCGTCTTCTACATCGGGCTCGGCGAGGTCTTCGACGGTGACAAGGTGCAAGCCTATCCGCCGGGTAGCGTCGTCGTTCTGCCTGGCGAGACCTGGCACTACCACTGGGCCAAGTCCGGCGAATACGTCACGCAGGTCTCGGCGATCGGCCCGCTCGGTCTCGAATATCACGACGCGCACGACGATCCGCGTCGGATCCCGACGTCATCGGCAGATTTCGGTTGCCACTATGAGAGGGCGCTCTCGACGCAGTAG